DNA sequence from the Candidatus Fluviicola riflensis genome:
AAAAAAGTAGCTCTTCGGTTTGGAATGGACCACGCTACAACTGATTATTGCCTCACAATGGACGCCGATGTCACTTTCGGAAGCGATTACATGAAACAATTGTTGACCGTTCCTGCGGCGGATCTCGTGATTCTTCCGGTCGAAATGACTTCCAAGCGCTGGTGGCACTCATTTTTCACGCTGGAATATTTGTTTACTACTTTGCTCAACCGCGGAATAGCAGGCTGGTCACGTCCGGTGAATGCCAGCGGCGCCAATCTTTTGTTCCGGATCGATGTATTTGAACAAACCGATGATTATGAACACCACGAACACATTGCGAGTGGCGACGATATGTACACACTTCGAGCGTTTCGTGATGCCAATAAAACGATTGAAATAGTCGAAAATACAGCGATGACTGTCTATACCGCGACCCCGCTAACCATTGGTCAAACCATGGACCAACGTGTGCGCTGGCTGAGCAAAACCGGCCATGTAGGCGATTCACTGAATACTTTTTTAGGTTTTTGGGCTGTTGCCTTGCACATGGGGTATTTCCTGTTGCTGATCCTCACGTTTTTTGCTCCTGCACTGTGGCTCACGCTTTTGGTGATTGTCTTAAAAACTGCTTTTGATTTCGCGCTCATCCGCATGACGGGAAAACCCTGGAACCTGGAAACGATAAGCGGATTGATCTTGTTTGAACTGTTTTATCCGCTTTATTTGTTCGCATTGTTGGGGTCGTCGCTGTTTGCGCAACCGGAGTGGAAAGGGCGATAGAATTATGAATTGAAAATGTAAAATTGAAAAGGGAAGACCACTTTTCAATTTTACATTTTACATTTTACATTTTACATTTTCAATTAGAAAGGAAGGTCATCATCGTCACTTGCAGCTGTAGAAGCCGGAGTGGCAATCGGATCTAAACTCATAGCGCTTGGCCCGCCTTGTGGAATTCCACCACCTTGCGCTACCGCACCAACTTTCTCCAAACGCCATGCATCCAAGGTATTGAAGTAACGTACTTCACCTTGTGGACTTGTCCACTCGCGGCCGCGCAGGTTAAACGATACTTCGATTTGATCGTTTACATTCAAGGCATCCAACAAGTTACATTTGTCTTGCGTCAGTTGAAATAAAATATCTTGTGGATACATGCTCGACGCATCGGTCAAAACAAACTCGCGTTTCGAGAATTTCTCCGATACCTGAACAGTATCATTCTTTACTTTTAATGTTCCGGATAATTTAAACATGTTACTGGTTTTATTCTTTAATCGTTAAATGAGAGCAGGGTCATCCAGGCTCCTTCTATATTATTTTCGGCAATAAGCTGTTGTGCACGCTGGTGCAGTTCCAACTCCAATTTTGCCGGTTCGTCTTCTAAAGTTAGGAAAAAATCACTTAGTTCCAACAACTTATACTCGTTTACATCGGTTTCATTCGGCAATTCGGTAACCCCGGCCAATTGTGCCAGATCATTCGGAGTGAGCACTTTACTGTTGCGAATATCTTCAGGCAACTGATCAAAACCAATTCCAATAGTTGTAAGCGGTTTGGTAACCTCAAACATCGATGCTTCGTTGGCGTGACAGTACCAATTTCCGCCCATTCGGGCTACGAGATTGATCTTTTTCTGATCGATCATACCGTTTTCGTCGAGAACCGCTTCGCTGATGTGAATTTTGGTCACTTCGCAAATCACGAGGTTCCCGGCTCCGCCCTGATCACCCAATTCGATGACCTGGTTCACTTTGCATTCAAACTGCACCGGCGATTCCAACACGCGCATCGGTCGGATGGTTTCAGAAGCTACAGGCGTAAAACCGGCTTTCACAAATTCATCCACTTCAGGCGGGTACGGTGAACTGCTAAGGCTCATCTGGTGCAAAATGTCGTGATTCACAATATTGATCACCACTTCCGGAATCTGTTTCACGTTGTTGTACGTGTCTTTGGTGGTATTCGTGCGACCGTTTCGCGCCGGCGAAAAAATCAAAATGGGCGGTGCCGCACTGAAAACATTGAAAAAACTGAAAGGCGAAAGGTTGTTGTTTCCGTTTTCATCGATCGTAGAGGCAAACGCAATCGGACGCGGACCAATAGCCCCAAGGAGGTATTGATGCAATTTCGGAATGGGTAATTCTTTCGGATCGTACGTTACCATGAACAAACAATTTTGGGCAAAAATACGGAAATGAACAGGTGGTTGGGAGGAGAGATTTGAGATTTAATTAACAAATTTGAGAATTATGAATTCGGTAATTATGAATTATGAAGAGAGTACTTAACATTATTCGCTGGAAAGATCAAATCGTTCATTGAAAACGAATGTTGATTGGTTTCGCCGGTGTAATTATTTTCATTCTACTAATTTTACGGTAAACCCAATTAACAAACGACCTATGCGCATTGCATTTATCATCCTGATTACTTGTTGTCAATTTGATTTGGCTGCACAGGATTCAATCACCATACAACCGCTTCCCCGCTATACCGAATTCACTGGTTCTCTGGAGCACCACACGCATTTCTTAAGTACCGCACATGCTACGGGAATAAATATAGGGATCTGCCAGCCGCTGGGAACTCATTTTTCTGTTCGGGCACAGAGTTTTCTGACTCCGATAAAATCATTTGATGCGAGTAAAGCGGCCATTTCTTCGACCGTTAATGATAACAACGTTCGTACACCAAGCTATAACATTTCGTCATTGACGGTAGTTTGGACTCCGTTTACCGGAAGCAATCTTTCTACCGGAAAAAGAGGCCAGAAACAGCGTGATTATACGTTTGGAATCCGTGGCGGGTATTTCTACAATCAGCTCTCCTACCCTAGTTTCAACACAATCGACTATTACCAAACGGATACCACTGCAATCGGTGAACCACGATATATTTTAGGTACGCGATCTCATGCGCTTTCCGCCGGACTGGAATTTTCGATCACGAAGAAGACTGCTGAGAAAATCGTAAACATGAGCTATTATGCCGATTTTCTATATGGCGTTCATTTCAGTTATGTCGGTTACACCCAACACAACGATGGTAGTTACGAAGCTTATTCGCCTGAAGTTGGTGATTATAAAATCAACCGAAAAGGTGTCAGAATCGGTTTTAAGTACACGCATTTCAGACAAGGCCATTGGGGCGGATTTTGCGCAGTTGAAGCGTTTTGGAAACCGATGTTGAGTTATTATGCGAAAAGTTCGTATTTCATTCCGCGCGGTGGTGAACGCTTGTCGCCAGGAGCTGTTTCGGCGAGAGTTGGAGTGGTTTATAGGATTGGGAAATAATCCGGTTCCGAGGTTTCTTTCAGGTCATTTAACGTTCGTAATATTGCAAATTGGCATGCCAAATAAATGTTCGTGAATTTGCAATATTACGCCGGCTTTTTTTGAATAAAAACACATCTCAATTCACACTTTATCCGGTTACCAAACGTTAATATCAACATTCATCAACAAACGCCCCAATATGTTGATCCGATTCGTTTTTCTTTTCTTTCTATTTAGTCATCAGCTTTTTGCACAGCAACAATTTTCACCCGAACAGCTGAACCAACCCAAAAAGTACGGACCACAAATCAGTGCATTGCTCAGTACGCAGGAAATCGCTGCTTTCAAAGACACCATTTCCAATACGCTGTTGCTTCGCAATGGATTTCGCTCGTCGGATTTTGTGAATGAAGAAGATTGGCTGGCCATTCAAGACAGCGTTGATGTTTATCGCATCGATGTGGTGTATTCCAAATATCCATTGAGAAAAGGTGTTTATTCGGAGATTTATCCGCTGCTGTGCAGCCGGTTGGTTCATTTATTTGAATTGGATGAAGAACTCAACAGTACAGACATTTCCTGGAACAAAGTGTTGCAAACTGCTTGTCACAACGACCAGGAAGCCGACCAATTACCTCACGGAATTGTGATTTGGTACCATCCGCGTGTGGAAACGGAAGAAATCGTTGAAACGGAGCTTGTGATTGATGAAGAACGAACTGCCGGAGCGACGCAAACAACGCTCGCGGAACTCAGTGCAACAATCGATTACATAGCCGGTTCTTCTTTTTTCAGTGATTCGCTGAAAGCACAACTCACAGGTAAAACGATTGATGAACAGCGGAAAATTATCCAGACAACACTCGAAAAAGAACTGGCAACGAAGCCCGATCAGGATTTATCGAAAATTGACAAGATCCAGCGCCAATTGTACCTGAATGAACTCAACGAAGTGGTGAATTTGTATCGTAGCGATTCAACGGTTTACAAAATTCTTTCGCGTCATCCGGAATGGCAGGATGTGGCGGTGGTCAACGACTGGACCGGAAGTATGTATGGCTATGGAACTCAAGTGGTGGAATGGCATATCAAAAACTGGGAAATTTCCGGAATCAAAGAAGTGACGCTGTTCAACGACGGTGATATGAAGTCGACCTTCAACAAAAAAATCGGAGAAACGGGCGGTATTTATACCGAGAAAGCCGACAATGTGGAAAAACTGATCGCCCTGTTTCAGCTCGTGATGATGAAAGGTGGTGGTGGCGACGGCCCGGAAAACGACATCGAAGGTATTCTGGCAGCGATTGAAGAACGCGACGATATCAAAGAAGTAATCCTGATTGCCGATAATTATCCGTGTGTTCGTGATATTTCACTAGCCAATCGCATTGGAATTCCGGTACGTGTGATCGTGTGTGGCTACAACAAAGAATACGGTGTCAATTCTGATTTGGTATACCTCGCTAAAATCACTAACGGAGGTATTTACACTATCGAAGATGATCTCGAAAATCCGAACGCGACGTTCAATGAAGAAGGCGGACTTATTTCACAAGACGAACACCGTTTCAAAATCGCGAAGAAAACCTGCGGATCGGATAAATTGGCGAAAGCTGCCGGAAAAAAGGCCTTCAAATCGATCAAAGACACGCGTTTTAAACTAAAAAAGAAGATCACCCGCCTTGATCTGAGCGAAACCGAACTCACAGAATTGCCGAACCGTTTGTACAAGCTCACAGCGCTGGAATACCTTAATCTCAGCACCAATAAACTGGCGCACGTTGCTCCGGAATTAGGCCAATTAACCAGGCTGAGTTACCTGGATCTTTCGCACAATCAATTGTCCCAACTCCCAACGACGTTCAAACAATTGAAATACCTGCAGGAATTGTACCTGGGCGATAATCAACTTACAGCACTTCCGAAGAACTTCCTGAATCTGCCGTTTTTAGTGAAACTTGATTTGTCACACAATTCACTGACGGATTTAGGGAAAACCAGCAATCTCCGACGGCTAAAAGAATGCGACCTTTCTGGCAATCAGTTGATGACTCTTCCGCGCTCGTTCCAATCGGTCAAATACCTGCGTGTGCTGAATATTTCCAGTAACCAGTTTTCCGAATTTCCGGTGGCGCTCACGAATCTGCGTTTTTTAGAAGAAATCGACCTCAGCAATAACCAGCTGACTAAACTTCCGGTTACGCTCAGCGGGATGAAAGCATTGAAGATCGTCCACCTGGAAGGGAATAATTTTCCGGTTGAGGAACAGGAACGGATCAGGAAACAGTTTGGGGAGGTGATGGTTTATTTTTAGGATCAGCTTTCCTTCGATTCAATATAAGGTTGCAACCACTCACGGGCAGATTCTTCGTCTTTACAGCTTT
Encoded proteins:
- a CDS encoding flavin reductase; translated protein: MVTYDPKELPIPKLHQYLLGAIGPRPIAFASTIDENGNNNLSPFSFFNVFSAAPPILIFSPARNGRTNTTKDTYNNVKQIPEVVINIVNHDILHQMSLSSSPYPPEVDEFVKAGFTPVASETIRPMRVLESPVQFECKVNQVIELGDQGGAGNLVICEVTKIHISEAVLDENGMIDQKKINLVARMGGNWYCHANEASMFEVTKPLTTIGIGFDQLPEDIRNSKVLTPNDLAQLAGVTELPNETDVNEYKLLELSDFFLTLEDEPAKLELELHQRAQQLIAENNIEGAWMTLLSFND